The proteins below come from a single Cannabis sativa cultivar Pink pepper isolate KNU-18-1 chromosome 3, ASM2916894v1, whole genome shotgun sequence genomic window:
- the LOC115709515 gene encoding cation/H(+) antiporter 28 has protein sequence MAYSNSSSINDFGSFSFGDSQCRGRLTELFTKVAINLLGFFLIAGLCNAFHYILKPISQPRITSDTFVGLLIGNLGFVQRAVNYSSAKTLRFIIDFGMICYMFALGIEMDPYALFRVPTKDAKVAYAGLVSTFILACAIIPFMHYTNQFETAFTLSLSIALSSTASPVLTRLITSLKIGKSDIGRLVIGAGMHSDFITTLVFSLGYIIYPVHKDGDHDLHPATFTQLKTAIQMSCALLFQTIVAATLSPIFMNWVNNENPEGKPLKGSHLVLSVAFMTLICCCSPVYGYSPILSAFMAGIFMPREGRVSKWVVSKINYLLTTLFYPIFFFWMGYEATLVDFEVGHLMTWARLFVLFGVATIGKVSGTIISGAMLGFNWPESIAIGLLLTTKGHFHIYLAIAAKTAEATSTSTTIVMIIAVFFTVVHAPSVVAQIIKRARKRAPTHRMALQLLDPSNELRILLCLHGPHNVPSTINFMEISRGSADPGIVVYVTDMIELTNEISATLVKGDGPDTVTVTDAGVVEKRNQVTSAVEAYVNENGDGITLRRMLALSTFSGLSQDVCILAEDLMVALIILPFHKTLKADGTLDGGNSGFRYVNRKVLRSAPCSVGILIDRGFGLQDKMSKPYVTLNVAVIFIGGKDDREALAYASRVARHPGVKLTVIRFLVDANSENAMRRTGNYRINIDEQQEETNLDDECFADFYERFVGSGHVSYMEKHLANSAETYSTLRSFEGQYSLIIVGRGGRVNSVLTFGMNDWQQCPELGPIGDVLSGSDFSATTSVLIIQQHNLRGELDGLDDDFSIM, from the exons atggcTTATAGTAATTCAAGCTCCATTAATGACTTTGGAAGCTTTTCATTTGGAGATAGCCAATGCAGAGGGAGACTCACTGAGCTATTCACCAAAGTGGCTATTAATCTTTTGGGATTTTTCTTAATTGCTGGTCTTTGTAATGCTTTTCATTACATTTTGAAGCCAATTTCACAACCAAGGATCACCTCAGATAcattt GTTGGTTTACTAATTGGAAACTTGGGATTTGTACAAAGAGCAGTAAACTACTCATCAGCAAAAACACTAAGATTCATAATAGATTTTGGAATGATTTGTTACATGTTTGCATTAGGTATAGAAATGGATCCATATGCACTCTTTAGAGTACCAACAAAAGATGCAAAAGTAGCCTATGCAGGATTAGTGTCAACCTTCATCTTAGCATGTGCTATAATCCCATTCATGCATTACACAAACCAATTTGAAACAGCCTTCACACTCTCACTCTCCATTGCCCTTTCAAGCACAGCCTCACCGGTCCTCACTCGCCTCATAACAAGCCTAAAAATAGGCAAATCAGACATAGGAAGGCTTGTGATCGGTGCAGGAATGCACTCTGATTTCATAACCACTCTTGTATTCTCCCTAGGGTACATAATTTACCCGGTTCATAAAGATGGCGATCATGATCTACATCCCGCTACATTTACTCAACTTAAAACCGCCATACAAATGAGTTGTGCATTGTTGTTTCAAACAATTGTTGCAGCTACATTGTCACCAATTTTCATGAATTGGGTCAATAATGAAAATCCAGAAGGGAAGCCTTTGAAAGGGTCACATTTGGTGCTTTCGGTTGCTTTCATGACTTTGATTTGTTGTTGCTCACCGGTGTATGGATATAGCCCGATTTTGAGTGCTTTTATGGCTGGAATTTTTATGCCAAGAGAAGGGAGAGTGTCAAAATGGGTGGTTAGTAAGATTAATTACTTGTTAACTACTTTGTTTTacccaatatttttcttttggatGGGGTATGAGGCTACTTTGGTGGATTTTGAGGTTGGTCATTTGATGACTTGGGCAAGGTTGTTTGTGCTATTTGGTGTAGCTACTATTGGTAAAGTTTCTGGTACAATAATTTCTGGTGCTATGTTGGGATTCAATTGGCCTGAGTCTATTGCAATTGGCTTGCTTTTAACCACTAAAGGACATTTTCACATTTACTTGGCTATTGCTGCAAAAACA GCTGAAGCAACATCAACATCAACCACAATAGTAATGATAATTGCAGTGTTTTTCACTGTTGTTCATGCACCATCAGTAGTAGCACAAATCATCAAACGCGCAAGAAAACGCGCACCAACACACCGAATGGCACTTCAATTGCTTGATCCATCAAACGAATTAAGAATCTTGTTATGCCTTCATGGACCTCACAATGTGCCTAGCACAATAAATTTCATGGAAATATCTCGGGGCTCGGCTGATCCTGGCATTGTTGTGTATGTAACCGATATGATTGAGCTCACAAACGAAATTTCAGCCACATTGGTGAAGGGAGATGGACCGGACACTGTGACTGTAACCGATGCTGGTGTGGTTGAGAAGAGAAATCAAGTTACTAGCGCGGTTGAGGCTTATGTCAACGAAAATGGCGATGGTATCACGCTTAGACGAATGCTTGCACTCTCAACATTTAGTGGATTGTCTCAAGATGTATGCATTTTGGCAGAGGATTTAATGGTTGCTCTTATTATATTGCCTTTTCATAAGACTTTGAAAGCTGATGGAACACTTGATGGTGGCAATTCTGGTTTTCGATATGTCAATCGAAAG GTGTTGAGGAGTGCACCATGCTCAGTTGGGATTTTAATTGACAGAGGTTTTGGATTACAAGACAAAATGTCAAAACCTTATGTAACACTCAATGTAGCTGTGATATTCATTGGTGGTAAAGATGATAGGGAGGCATTAGCCTATGCTAGCCGAGTAGCGCGCCATCCAGGAGTGAAGCTCACAGTGATAAGATTCTTAGTCGACGCAAATTCAGAAAACGCGATGAGAAGGACAGGAAACTATAGAATCAACATCGACGAGCAACAAGAGGAAACCAACCTTGACGACGAATGCTTTGCTGATTTCTATGAAAGATTTGTTGGGAGTGGTCACGTTTCATACATGGAAAAACATCTTGCTAATTCAGCTGAGACATACTCAACTttgagatcatttgaaggaCAATACTCACTCATCATTGTAGGGAGAGGTGGAAGAGTGAACTCAGTTTTGACATTTGGTATGAATGATTGGCAACAATGCCCCGAATTAGGCCCCATTGGAGATGTTCTTTCGGGGTCAGATTTTTCGGCTACAACTTCAGTTTTAATCATCCAACAACATAATCTAAGAGGAGAATTAGATGGTCTTGA